ATGGTCTTAGGATCGGTCTGACCGGAGAATTCAAGCACATCAGTTGAACGGCTGCTGACACTGCGCTGGGCCTCGCCATTCTCATCATACCACATTGTGTAGCCCTCCTGCCCTTCCTGGTCACTGATACCGGCAAACCTATATGACCAAAGAGCATTCACCGGATACCCTTCACGATATGGTGTAGACAATAATGCCGATGCCGTAGCAGCCGGATTGTGAACCTTCATCACCTCGTTCTGATTGTAGGAGAATGTCATTTCAGTTGTCCAGGAGAAATTATTGCGTTTACCGGGCACAAACCAGTCATAGGCAAGGCTTAGCTCGACACCACGGTTGCGTATGGATGCCACATTTGCTACCATTGATGTAAATCCTGTAGTCGGATCAAGCACACGGTTGTTGAATATGTTTTTTCCATCCTTATTATAGAAATCAAGCGATCCGCGCATACGATAGTTCAGGAAACTGTAGTCAAGACCCACGTTGGTGGTACGGTTCTCTTCCCATCGGAGATTTGGATTGGCAGGACTTGTCACGACTCCCATCGGCAGACCGGTATAGTCGTTAAGATCGGTCGAGGTTGCTGTCATATAGCTTGTGGCACCCTGATAAATGTTGCCTGTAGCACCATAACTGAAACGGAATTTCAGGAAATTTACCCAGGTGAGATCATACATGAAATTCTCACGATGAATATTCCATCCTGCTCCTACCGACCACAAAGGCTGACCGCGGAACTTGGCATTCAGTCCATAGACATCAGCATAATCCTTTCGATATGAACCGAACACGTTGTAACGCTCATCGTAGGTGTAAGTGAGGTTGGCATAGCCTGAAGCGTAACGGTGACGCTGCTCGACGATGACTCCCATACCGTCATAGATATAGGGAAGTGCCGCAGAAGCCGAAGGGAAACCCCACAACTCAGTCATATAGTAAGGGTTCTCACGCCAGTCATTGGCAAGGACATTGAAATCGACAGTGTTTGTCGCACTGCTCTGAAGCTGGTCATCATAACCGAGAGCAAGAGATTTTGTGCCTTTAAGCTTAGTCTGTCGGAATTCAAGACCTGCTATAGCAGCAATGTCATGCTTATCAAAGAATGTGCGTGAAAAATTAGCCTGACCTCGTGCAGTCCAGTAATTTCCATCGGTCTGTGTGGTACGGAGCATACCGCCGGAACGAGGTGTCAGATAAGCGATCTTCCCATTGTCTTCATATATCGTATATGCATTACGGATCGTGCGCGATGCATGGCTCTGCTCTGTGGCATGCCATGAAGCATTCTGGCTCTCCACCTCGTAGACAAACTGAGTGTTCAGCGTAAGCCCTTCAATCACACGGAAGAGAAGGTCAGCATGATAACGCATGTGTGTGCGCTTGGTGAGGCGTGAGTTGTTGCGCAGCTCGTCACTTACAATCACCCCGAGATCATGGAAGCCCTCAGTGCCCTTCTCATTCCAGTATTCATTACCTGAATATGAGTAATAGAGAGGACGATATGAGCCGTCACTGTTCCTGTAAGGCATATATGCAGGAAGTGACCATATATTGGTATAATCGGCAGAAAGATCCATACCCGCCTCCTTCTTGGTTGTGTATATGCCGTTGAAGCTGACAGTGGCAGTAATCCACTTGGCAAGATCGAAGTTCCCTTTGTAGGCAAGATTGAACCAATCGGTGTCATGCTCTATCATGCCTGCATTGTCATGCTTATAATTCACAGTGACATTATTGCGTGCCTTGTCAGAACTGCTGCGCAGTGCCAGATTGTACTGCTGCACCACCTGACGGCTGTACACATCATCGGCATATTCCTTGGCAAAATTATTCTTCTTAAGCTCAGAAAGACGTGAGTCAAGCTCTTCACGAGTGATCTCTCCCTTGGAGAGCTGATAATATCCATAACGGATAGGCGACACACCTGAATCGCCACGATTTATACGGTTCCATATGGTGTTCTGAGCATTTGGATCCTGACCGCTCATGAGATAATACTCATAGAAATTGCTTTCTGCATCTACCTGCTGTTCAGGAGTCATGTAGAAATTATCGGCATAATCTACATTGCGATTCTCATATACCGTAAGATTAGCTGAAAAATCAATGTCGATCTTATCCTTTTTCTTAGCATTCTTAGTGGTAATGACTATGATACCGTTGGCGGCACGTGCTCCGTAAATAGCAGCCGCGGCAGCATCCTTCAGCACGTTGACACTTTCAATATCATAAGGATTGAGATCGGCAAGCGCACCCGCAGCTGCATCTGTCGCTGACAGGTCGGAAGATGAGAACGGATCAAACGACGACAATGATGACTCGACAGGCACACCGTCAACAACAAGCAAAGGTGAAGTGGCACCCTGGAACGTGCCCATACCTCTGATAATAGGCTTGCCTCCATAAGTAGACAGACCTGCCACACGCCCCTCAAGATTGTCAAGAACATTGGTAGAGAAACGCTGGTCAAGCTTATCAGCAGATATTGTGGTGGCGGCTCCTGTCATCTTCTCCTTTCTGACCTCCTGATAGCCGGTCACGACCACCTCGCTCATCATAGTGACATGGGTCTTTAACTCGAATCTCAAGGCATTCTGATTCTTGGGCGTGACCTTGATTGAAGCCGGCTTCATTCCTACAAACGAAGCTGACACCACAGGATTCAGAGCCCGGATATCCTTGAATGAGAAACGGCCATCGATATCTGTGACAGCAATATTGTCAGTGCCGTCAATGATGATTGTAGCTCCTGCAAGGGGCTCGTTCTCATCTTCATCGTATACGACACCCTTGATCTCACCCTGCACATAGTCAGCACCGGCATCAGGGCGTTTGACCACAACAGTATTGTCTACAACCTCGTAACCGAGAAGCATATTCACCGACAGCACACGATTGAGCAACTGATCGAGAGTCAAGCCGGTAAAGTTACATGTGACTGGCGACTTGGCACTGTTAAGCAGCTCCTTGGTGCACACAAAGTCAAGGCCGGTCTCACGTTTGAGCGTATTGATCACCTCTTCGGGAGAAGCCTTCTCAAAGACAGCACTGTACGTTCGTGCATAACCATCAAGCGGCACAAGCAGCATAATGGCTAAAAATAGGACTAATAGTACTTTTTTCATTGTGTAAAAATTGATTTTGATTTATATGATTTTTCTATTGTTATTTTCTCTGAATATATACCTTGCCATCACGTATGGATATACGCAAGTCGGAACACTTCTCTATTATAGATACAGCTATTGTGAAATCCGAATAACGAGGTATGCTTCCAAGAAAGATTATTTCCTCAATATCACTATCCGCAAATTCATAATCGAAATCGTACCATCGGCTGAGATCGCGCATAATGCATCTCAACGGCTGATTCTCAAACACAAATTTTCCATGTCTCCAACTTGATATCACCGCAGGGTCGACCACTGTCATCGACATCCGTTCGGAATCCTTGTCGTAAGTGGCATGATGCCCCGGTGACATCACCACCTCTCCGCCATGGACCACTCCGGGACGAGACAAAGCTATAGAACCTGTCTCAAGCGTGATATAAGCAAGATTGTCGTCAGGATAATTGCGCACATTGAACGTTGTGCCATACACTCTGATCGTCTGATCGTTAGTATCCACATAGAATGGTCGGTCTTCCTCATGATGCACAGAAAAATAAGCTTCCCCCGACACCTTTACACGACGCTCACAGACACCGAATACAGACGGATATATAAGCCTACTGTCAGCGTTGAGCCATACCTCCGTAGAATCCTCAAGAGTAATCTTGAATTCTCCGCCCTTGGGCACGCTCAGATTAAGTTCCTCCACTGCATTGTTTTCCGATACATACCGGTGCAATCCGGAATCCGAAGCATCAGGATAACTAAGTGTGGTATCCGAGAATGATACAGTGCTGCCGTTTGAGAGAGTCAGCACAGCCTTCGTTGAGCCGTAATGTATATCATCAAGCCTGGACTGCTTCACTCCCGATATATTCATTGAAGAAGAATCCTGGGATGGAGTGTCATCCAGCAGGAGGAATAACGACACTCCTGTTATCAATAACAAAGATGCAGCAACACCTGTTATATAAGATGTAAGCTTGCGGCGCATCCTGTAGCGACGGTCATCTGCCATAAGGCTATCAATACGCAGACGCATATCATGTGCCGGACGCTCAGTGTTTATGACGTTCCGGCGTTCACGCCAGCGTTGCAGCTCATCTGGAGATGTCACCCGCTTTACAAATTTTTCATTCTCGCGACTGCGAGCCGTCCATTCATCCAATTCCGCTTTCTCCTCAGGAGTAAGTGCCCCTATGATGTGACGGTATATCAGTATACTTATTCGCTCCATGTTTATATTAATTCTACTATAAGATAGCGTTCAACTGAAAAAAGTATACGATATTTATACGTTTTTTTAATAAAAATTGCCTCTGCGACAAAAAAAGTATAACTTTGTCAACAAATAATGGCTGATTACGATAATATATTCCACGACTTCGCATCGGGCAACATCACACCTTTTTATGACATGATGTACCCGGGCATGATGCTGTATGCAATGCATATACTCGGCGATGAGTTTGCATATATGGCTGAGGACTGTGTGCAGGAAAGTGTGATCACTGCCTATATGAAAAGAGAAGAATTTGAGTCGGGGAGCACGTGGAGAGCATTCCTGCTTACATGCATACGCAACAATGCCATAGCCATACTTCGCAAAAGCAGCCGACACCTCACATATATTGCAAAATCTGAGAAAGCAGACATCCAGGACGACTGCTCATACGCCTTGATAGAGCATGAGATACATGAGATGCTCTTCGATGCAATAGAGTCTCTGCCTGAGAAGTTCCGCAAGATATTTGAACTGAGCTTTGATGCCGGCCTGAAAAATGCTGAGATAGCAAAAATACTCGGAATTGCCGAAATCACTGTAAAGAAGCGAAAGGCCGCACTTATAACCCATCTTCATAATCGGCTCGGAGGCATCTTTGACGAAAAGTCCATACTGCTTCTCATATCGACTAATATCGCCAACATCGCAGGATAAAACATATCCGACTGCTTGTAATATCACCTCAAGGCTGTCAACCACAATTTCAATCCGGACAAGCCTCTTATGAAACTTGCTCAAATTTAAGTAGAAGATTTTCAACAAATTTAGCAATTCAAGTGTTATAATTCTGAAAACGGAATCAATCCCATATCAATCAGAAACGGATTATTCCGAATTCGGAAATAACACTATCTCTAAAAATTTCAACTATAATACAAGCAGTTATGAAAGCATTATTCTCAAAATTCATGGGAGAATCCCGATATTGGTGGGTTGTTCTCCTGGCAGGTATACTTATGGTAATTTGTGGCTTTGCCTATTGGTTCTGGCCAGTCGTAGGATATGCCGTAGCATCCCAGCTCTTTGGTTGGCTTCTCATTGTGATAGGTGTCGTTCAACTTTTACAGGCATCAGGTCCACATGCGGGACGAGGCTGGGGATGGTGGCTCGCCGGCGGTATCATTGACATGTTCATAGGCTTTATGATGGT
The sequence above is drawn from the Duncaniella freteri genome and encodes:
- a CDS encoding sigma-70 family RNA polymerase sigma factor, encoding MADYDNIFHDFASGNITPFYDMMYPGMMLYAMHILGDEFAYMAEDCVQESVITAYMKREEFESGSTWRAFLLTCIRNNAIAILRKSSRHLTYIAKSEKADIQDDCSYALIEHEIHEMLFDAIESLPEKFRKIFELSFDAGLKNAEIAKILGIAEITVKKRKAALITHLHNRLGGIFDEKSILLLISTNIANIAG
- a CDS encoding SusC/RagA family TonB-linked outer membrane protein, with product MKKVLLVLFLAIMLLVPLDGYARTYSAVFEKASPEEVINTLKRETGLDFVCTKELLNSAKSPVTCNFTGLTLDQLLNRVLSVNMLLGYEVVDNTVVVKRPDAGADYVQGEIKGVVYDEDENEPLAGATIIIDGTDNIAVTDIDGRFSFKDIRALNPVVSASFVGMKPASIKVTPKNQNALRFELKTHVTMMSEVVVTGYQEVRKEKMTGAATTISADKLDQRFSTNVLDNLEGRVAGLSTYGGKPIIRGMGTFQGATSPLLVVDGVPVESSLSSFDPFSSSDLSATDAAAGALADLNPYDIESVNVLKDAAAAAIYGARAANGIIVITTKNAKKKDKIDIDFSANLTVYENRNVDYADNFYMTPEQQVDAESNFYEYYLMSGQDPNAQNTIWNRINRGDSGVSPIRYGYYQLSKGEITREELDSRLSELKKNNFAKEYADDVYSRQVVQQYNLALRSSSDKARNNVTVNYKHDNAGMIEHDTDWFNLAYKGNFDLAKWITATVSFNGIYTTKKEAGMDLSADYTNIWSLPAYMPYRNSDGSYRPLYYSYSGNEYWNEKGTEGFHDLGVIVSDELRNNSRLTKRTHMRYHADLLFRVIEGLTLNTQFVYEVESQNASWHATEQSHASRTIRNAYTIYEDNGKIAYLTPRSGGMLRTTQTDGNYWTARGQANFSRTFFDKHDIAAIAGLEFRQTKLKGTKSLALGYDDQLQSSATNTVDFNVLANDWRENPYYMTELWGFPSASAALPYIYDGMGVIVEQRHRYASGYANLTYTYDERYNVFGSYRKDYADVYGLNAKFRGQPLWSVGAGWNIHRENFMYDLTWVNFLKFRFSYGATGNIYQGATSYMTATSTDLNDYTGLPMGVVTSPANPNLRWEENRTTNVGLDYSFLNYRMRGSLDFYNKDGKNIFNNRVLDPTTGFTSMVANVASIRNRGVELSLAYDWFVPGKRNNFSWTTEMTFSYNQNEVMKVHNPAATASALLSTPYREGYPVNALWSYRFAGISDQEGQEGYTMWYDENGEAQRSVSSRSTDVLEFSGQTDPKTIIGLNNSLRWNGLSLNVLMTYCGGHMMRALPEYEQTYSLLMGYAPVRSYFLDAWTPENPTSHPGFGQYAAESPASEAADSDISVHHADFIKIRNVVLGYDFPVSLVRRLGVNHLALRFQVDNPGALWTRNNIGVDPETLGVRNRTSYVFGLNINL
- a CDS encoding FecR family protein; its protein translation is MERISILIYRHIIGALTPEEKAELDEWTARSRENEKFVKRVTSPDELQRWRERRNVINTERPAHDMRLRIDSLMADDRRYRMRRKLTSYITGVAASLLLITGVSLFLLLDDTPSQDSSSMNISGVKQSRLDDIHYGSTKAVLTLSNGSTVSFSDTTLSYPDASDSGLHRYVSENNAVEELNLSVPKGGEFKITLEDSTEVWLNADSRLIYPSVFGVCERRVKVSGEAYFSVHHEEDRPFYVDTNDQTIRVYGTTFNVRNYPDDNLAYITLETGSIALSRPGVVHGGEVVMSPGHHATYDKDSERMSMTVVDPAVISSWRHGKFVFENQPLRCIMRDLSRWYDFDYEFADSDIEEIIFLGSIPRYSDFTIAVSIIEKCSDLRISIRDGKVYIQRK